AGGGGCGGCAAGCCGAAGCCCTCGAATCGGCTCGGAAAGAAAAGAAAGAGGGCTCCGGCCACGAGCGCGGGATAGTCGGTTTCGGGAACGTATCCGAGAAAACGCACGCGCTTGTCGAGCCCGAGCTCGCGAACGAGCCGGCGCGGCTCCTCCCCGTGCCGCCCGCCTCCCGCCACCGCGAGAAGTACGTCCGCGGGAATCCGAGGCAGGGCCAGGGCGAACGTGCGGAGCGCCCCCGGGAGATTCTTGCGGCGGGCGAACCCGCCCACGAAAAGCACGTACGGCCCCTCGAGCCCGTAAGCTTCGCGGGCGGCTGCGAGCTCGGACACTCCGCGGGGGCGGAAGCTTTCCGCCGCGGCGAGCGGTACGACCCGGACCTTCGCGGGCTCCGCCCCGAGGTGGCCGACGATCTCCGCTCGGGAGAATTCCGAGAGGGTGAGAACGAGGCGCGAGCGGGCGACGACGTCGCGATAGCGCTCCTGCCAGCGCTGCGCCGTGCGGCGGGCGCCGTCTCGTCCCTCGGTGGCGTAGTAGACGTCGTGGAGCGAGCCCAGGTACCCGGCGTGGGCCCATCGCGGGAGCCTCTGGTAGGTGGCGTGGAAGACGTCGAGGGGCGCGAAGCGGGCCAAGGGCTCGAAAAGGACCCTCCCTCCGACCGAGCGCACGACGCGCCGGAGCGAGGCCGGGTGGCGCAGGGCCCGCGGCCGGAAGTAGAGGTAGAGCCGCTCCGGGGGGACGGAGCGCCGGAGCTCGCGGAGAAGGTGGGTCACGAAACGCGCGATGCCGACGGTTCTGGGCTCGACGGAGTGGGTGGCATCGATGCCCACGCGCACGGCTCAGTCTCCCGGCTCTCTCCCGCCGTTGACGCGAGCGGAAGGCGTGCGATAGTGGGGCCGCCGGAGGCGGGCACGGTGCGGCTGAGCGGGTTCACCTTCGTCCGGGACGCCGAGACTCTGGGCTATCCCGTAGAGGCTTCGATTCGCTCGATCCTCCCGCTCTGCGACGAGTTCGTGGTCGTCCTGGGCCGGAGCTCCGACCGGACCGAGGCCCTGCTCGAGCGGATCGGCAGCCCGAAGCTCCGCATTCTCCGGACGGAGTGGGACCCCGAG
The sequence above is a segment of the Candidatus Binatia bacterium genome. Coding sequences within it:
- a CDS encoding glycosyl transferase family 1, whose protein sequence is MRVGIDATHSVEPRTVGIARFVTHLLRELRRSVPPERLYLYFRPRALRHPASLRRVVRSVGGRVLFEPLARFAPLDVFHATYQRLPRWAHAGYLGSLHDVYYATEGRDGARRTAQRWQERYRDVVARSRLVLTLSEFSRAEIVGHLGAEPAKVRVVPLAAAESFRPRGVSELAAAREAYGLEGPYVLFVGGFARRKNLPGALRTFALALPRIPADVLLAVAGGGRHGEEPRRLVRELGLDKRVRFLGYVPETDYPALVAGALFLFFPSRFEGFGLPPLEAMASGTPVLASSTTAVPEVTGDAAFLVDPDDEASMARAFVELATDARLRSELVARGLLRARSFSWKRVGRQVLGLYEEIARP